The Salvia miltiorrhiza cultivar Shanhuang (shh) chromosome 1, IMPLAD_Smil_shh, whole genome shotgun sequence genome has a window encoding:
- the LOC131006674 gene encoding uncharacterized protein LOC131006674 isoform X1 — MSRSRGVSMESSSRVVDLDSGDVPIGVPCSRGAPSMADCSGAPDYLAGNGVDSDDMIDGGRPNHIILKKNESSLVTLANLQEIWALYDIPDWVSLHSPSGLERADWVLPGWTCMYVQMFKDGCRLPLPRLIVEMCDYHKIPPGQLMPTAWRVLMALQVFGEIYNIDITLVEVLETYHLTSNSGDIGRYMLKVRGNKSPLILGVDTLHTRWKKKYFFVPCEALGLVDGSEISYAWSSANLKNFPYPTVWLDVKERLKKILSYPEEARDWRVILSDDNLRQSSLWRGTSFTSEVEERAFAARVMSKSYRFEMKGPDAA, encoded by the exons ATGTCTCGTAGTCGAGGAGTTTCTATGGAGTCGTCGAGTAGAGTTGTTGATTTAGATAGTGGTGATGTTCCTATTGGGGTGCCTTGTAGTCGTGGGGCTCCCAGCATGGCTGACTGCTCTGGGGCACCTGACTACCTGGCTGGTAACGGGGTGGATAGCGATGATATGATTGATGGGGGTCGCCCTAATCACATCATACTTAAGAAGAATGAATCATCATTGGTGACGTTGGCTAACTTGCAAGAGATCTGGGCGTTATATGACATACCGGACTGGGTGAGCTTGCATTCTCCTTCAGGCCTTGAGCGAGCTGATTGGGTTTTACCTGGGTGGACCTGCATGTATGTTCAGATGTTTAAAGACGGGTGTCGTCTTCCACTTCCTAGATTGATTGTCGAGATGTGTGACTACCATAAGATTCCTCCTGGTCAGTTGATGCCGACTGCCTGGCGCGTTTTGATGGCTTTGCAGGTGTTTGGGGAAATTTACAACATTGATATTACATTGGTTGAGGTGTTAGAAACTTACCATCTAACATCTAATTCAGGTGATATTGGTCGGTACATGTTGAAGGTTAGGGGTAACAAGTCACCTTTGATCTTGGGTGTGGACACCTTGCATACAAGGTGGAAAAAGAAGTATTTCTTTGTACCTTGTGAAGCTTTGGGTTTGGTTGATGGGTCTGAGATATCTTATGCTTGGAGTTCTGCTA ATCTGAAAAACTTTCCTTATCCTACTGTCTGGTTGGATGTCAAGGAGAGACTTAAGAAAATCTTGAGCTATCCTGAGGAGGCTCGTGATTGGCGGGTTATCTTGTCTGACGATAATTTGAGGCAAAGTTCGCTGTGGAGGGGCACTTCCTTTACTTCAGAAG TAGAGGAACGGGCTTTTGCAGCACGTGTCATGTCGAAGTCTTATCGGTTTGAGATGAAGGGGCCAGATGCTGCGTAG
- the LOC131006674 gene encoding uncharacterized protein LOC131006674 isoform X2 — protein sequence MSRSRGVSMESSSRVVDLDSGDVPIGVPCSRGAPSMADCSGAPDYLAGNGVDSDDMIDGGRPNHIILKKNESSLVTLANLQEIWALYDIPDWVSLHSPSGLERADWVLPGWTCMYVQMFKDGCRLPLPRLIVEMCDYHKIPPGQLMPTAWRVLMALQVFGEIYNIDITLVEVLETYHLTSNSGDIGRYMLKVRGNKSPLILGVDTLHTRWKKKYFFVPCEALGLVDGSEISYAWSSANLKNFPYPTVWLDVKERLKKILSYPEEARDWRVILSDDNLRQSSLWRGTSFTSEARVMSKSYRFEMKGPDAA from the exons ATGTCTCGTAGTCGAGGAGTTTCTATGGAGTCGTCGAGTAGAGTTGTTGATTTAGATAGTGGTGATGTTCCTATTGGGGTGCCTTGTAGTCGTGGGGCTCCCAGCATGGCTGACTGCTCTGGGGCACCTGACTACCTGGCTGGTAACGGGGTGGATAGCGATGATATGATTGATGGGGGTCGCCCTAATCACATCATACTTAAGAAGAATGAATCATCATTGGTGACGTTGGCTAACTTGCAAGAGATCTGGGCGTTATATGACATACCGGACTGGGTGAGCTTGCATTCTCCTTCAGGCCTTGAGCGAGCTGATTGGGTTTTACCTGGGTGGACCTGCATGTATGTTCAGATGTTTAAAGACGGGTGTCGTCTTCCACTTCCTAGATTGATTGTCGAGATGTGTGACTACCATAAGATTCCTCCTGGTCAGTTGATGCCGACTGCCTGGCGCGTTTTGATGGCTTTGCAGGTGTTTGGGGAAATTTACAACATTGATATTACATTGGTTGAGGTGTTAGAAACTTACCATCTAACATCTAATTCAGGTGATATTGGTCGGTACATGTTGAAGGTTAGGGGTAACAAGTCACCTTTGATCTTGGGTGTGGACACCTTGCATACAAGGTGGAAAAAGAAGTATTTCTTTGTACCTTGTGAAGCTTTGGGTTTGGTTGATGGGTCTGAGATATCTTATGCTTGGAGTTCTGCTA ATCTGAAAAACTTTCCTTATCCTACTGTCTGGTTGGATGTCAAGGAGAGACTTAAGAAAATCTTGAGCTATCCTGAGGAGGCTCGTGATTGGCGGGTTATCTTGTCTGACGATAATTTGAGGCAAAGTTCGCTGTGGAGGGGCACTTCCTTTACTTCAGAAG CACGTGTCATGTCGAAGTCTTATCGGTTTGAGATGAAGGGGCCAGATGCTGCGTAG